The following coding sequences are from one Paenibacillus sp. JDR-2 window:
- a CDS encoding ABC transporter substrate-binding protein, whose product MSKLKRNWLVPAAMSLVVLAGCSNNNGGNNASPSASADASPSSSAPVEQSAADKAFEAGKYDPAIEISTILMPKKYREGETKENNVHTRFMEEKLGIKLSKDTWFPAGSDQYKQQLQLALTSGEKLPDFIMVPTDPVLTNQLIDSGEFMPIDELFDKYANQTWKDHAAKHPELWYPFTKDGKKWNLPIMEYTDNDDTVLWLREDWMEKLNLQAPKTIADLENILDKFKNENPDGLAAKDVYPLAVSLKSNTNTWMGGLDWLFGAYGTIEEQWNKDASGNLEYGSVNPGAKQALAKMQEWMQKGYIHPDAALWDEGKSAEIWTKGNAGVLPGANWVPDWPAPDLLKNVKGAKYKAYPVPAGPDGKIGTKWQNSGVNSSFMVNKNAEHPEAIILYYNYLLDNLANPAVGSEYEYGFAKGYDWDVVDGEPTSDQTKIKDFNNEFQFITGPARIPDLYMKTLVKLAEGNKPETPYEKQLFEFRKPENWYAAKVVMSQIDVRKQNYFTGAATPTMISKWNLLRQSELETFNKIIYNKLPIDAFDTFVSSWKSNGGDQITQEVNDWFKSVSQAQ is encoded by the coding sequence ATGAGCAAACTTAAGAGAAATTGGCTCGTACCTGCTGCCATGTCGCTCGTCGTTCTGGCCGGCTGCTCGAATAATAACGGCGGCAACAATGCAAGTCCTTCCGCTAGCGCCGACGCAAGCCCTTCCTCTTCGGCGCCGGTCGAGCAATCCGCTGCCGATAAAGCCTTCGAGGCAGGCAAATACGACCCGGCAATCGAGATCAGCACCATTCTTATGCCGAAGAAGTATAGAGAAGGCGAGACCAAGGAAAACAACGTCCACACCCGCTTTATGGAGGAAAAGCTTGGCATTAAGCTGAGCAAGGACACCTGGTTCCCGGCAGGCAGCGACCAATACAAGCAGCAGCTCCAGCTTGCCCTGACTTCCGGCGAGAAGCTGCCAGACTTCATTATGGTGCCAACCGATCCGGTCCTGACCAACCAGTTGATTGATTCCGGCGAATTCATGCCGATCGACGAGCTGTTCGACAAATACGCTAACCAAACCTGGAAGGACCACGCGGCCAAGCATCCGGAGCTGTGGTACCCGTTCACCAAGGACGGCAAGAAGTGGAACCTGCCAATTATGGAATACACCGATAATGACGATACCGTGCTCTGGCTGCGCGAAGATTGGATGGAGAAGCTGAATCTGCAGGCTCCGAAAACCATCGCGGATCTCGAGAACATTCTGGATAAGTTCAAGAACGAGAACCCGGACGGCTTGGCTGCAAAAGACGTTTACCCTCTCGCCGTCTCGCTTAAGAGCAACACGAACACCTGGATGGGCGGCCTGGACTGGCTGTTCGGCGCTTACGGCACGATTGAGGAGCAATGGAACAAGGATGCGAGCGGCAACCTGGAATACGGCTCCGTAAATCCGGGCGCCAAACAGGCGCTCGCGAAAATGCAGGAATGGATGCAAAAAGGCTACATTCATCCGGACGCTGCCCTCTGGGATGAAGGCAAGTCTGCCGAAATCTGGACCAAAGGCAACGCAGGCGTCTTGCCTGGCGCGAACTGGGTTCCCGACTGGCCGGCTCCTGACCTACTGAAAAACGTAAAAGGCGCCAAATACAAAGCTTATCCGGTTCCGGCCGGACCAGACGGCAAGATCGGCACGAAATGGCAAAACTCCGGCGTTAACAGCAGCTTTATGGTCAACAAAAACGCCGAGCATCCGGAAGCCATCATTCTTTATTACAACTACCTGCTGGATAATCTCGCGAACCCGGCCGTTGGCAGTGAATATGAGTACGGCTTCGCCAAAGGCTACGACTGGGATGTCGTCGACGGTGAACCAACAAGCGACCAAACGAAGATCAAGGACTTCAACAACGAATTCCAGTTCATCACTGGTCCTGCCCGTATTCCGGACTTGTACATGAAGACGCTGGTGAAGCTGGCGGAAGGCAATAAGCCGGAAACACCTTACGAGAAGCAGCTGTTCGAATTCCGCAAACCGGAGAACTGGTACGCCGCAAAAGTGGTTATGTCGCAGATCGACGTCCGCAAGCAGAACTACTTCACGGGCGCGGCAACGCCAACGATGATCTCCAAATGGAACCTCCTCCGCCAATCCGAGCTGGAGACGTTCAACAAGATCATTTACAACAAGCTTCCGATCGACGCGTTTGATACTTTCGTCTCCAGCTGGAAATCCAACGGCGGCGATCAAATCACGCAGGAGGTTAACGACTGGTTCAAGTCGGTATCGCAAGCGCAATAA
- a CDS encoding response regulator transcription factor: protein MQLLIVDDEAHWVENLSMHKPWHTLGIEYVHRAYSAREALQIIGTNPIDIVISDVLMPEMTGIELIERIREQDKRIKCIILSGHADFEYAKEALRHHAVDYLLKPPTNEELLGAAQTAIDQLKAEWENVSSQERTQFALRENLPLLRGQLLLGAFRGERIAEEEWIRKLDMYGLPFRSGSCALALVRLEDEFGHYRGNGQHLVEYAIMNIAEEILQEFMGVWSVKEEHGYLAFLLQAKEHPAVDRPDILLEKLAMQIQAKVKQFLKGAVSVVVTDSFLFPEELPEQYRQAVSYFRQIVGDEQEFVMKVDGTRKATAFGALDVIHGHPGLLNLAEAGRWEAAEDKLAAAFDELEDKGSESWEHCLEMGYTISSAFMHLAHRSGHTLADLIGPDMELLQSGEAFASIGKLRKWSLNALAKLREGTAHDAKNARSQYVQKIRDYVDKHLHLDVSLRALADYVNLHPTHLSKIYKLETGEGISDYVASVRMERACHLLKATDKKIYEISADIGYLDPAYFIKVFKRQFDVTPQEYRDGR from the coding sequence ATGCAATTGTTAATCGTAGACGACGAAGCCCATTGGGTTGAGAATCTGTCCATGCACAAGCCTTGGCATACGCTTGGGATCGAGTATGTTCACCGCGCCTATTCCGCCCGCGAAGCGCTGCAAATCATCGGCACGAATCCGATCGATATCGTCATTTCGGACGTGCTTATGCCGGAGATGACCGGAATCGAGCTCATTGAACGGATTCGGGAGCAGGACAAGCGAATCAAGTGCATCATCCTGTCCGGCCATGCAGACTTCGAATACGCCAAGGAGGCGCTTCGCCACCATGCCGTAGACTATTTACTGAAGCCGCCGACCAACGAGGAACTGCTTGGCGCCGCGCAAACCGCGATCGATCAGCTTAAGGCGGAATGGGAAAACGTCAGCTCCCAGGAACGAACGCAGTTCGCACTGCGCGAGAACCTTCCGCTCCTTAGGGGCCAGCTGCTTCTTGGCGCCTTCCGGGGAGAACGGATAGCGGAAGAGGAATGGATCCGGAAGCTGGACATGTACGGCTTGCCATTCCGGAGCGGATCCTGCGCTCTGGCGCTCGTGCGCCTGGAGGACGAGTTCGGCCATTACCGGGGCAACGGACAGCATCTTGTGGAATACGCCATTATGAATATCGCGGAAGAGATTCTCCAGGAATTCATGGGCGTATGGAGCGTTAAGGAGGAGCACGGATACCTGGCCTTTCTGCTGCAAGCCAAGGAGCATCCGGCGGTAGATCGGCCCGACATCCTGCTTGAGAAGCTTGCCATGCAGATACAGGCCAAGGTGAAGCAGTTCCTGAAAGGCGCCGTCTCCGTCGTGGTGACGGATTCGTTCCTCTTCCCTGAAGAGCTGCCGGAGCAATACCGGCAAGCCGTCTCCTACTTCCGGCAAATCGTCGGGGATGAACAGGAATTTGTCATGAAAGTGGACGGTACGAGGAAAGCGACCGCTTTTGGCGCGCTTGATGTCATTCACGGTCATCCCGGGCTCCTCAACCTTGCGGAAGCAGGCCGCTGGGAGGCAGCGGAGGACAAGCTCGCCGCAGCATTCGACGAGCTGGAGGACAAAGGCTCCGAGTCATGGGAACATTGCCTCGAGATGGGCTATACGATCAGCTCCGCCTTCATGCACCTTGCCCATCGCAGCGGCCACACCTTGGCGGATTTGATCGGGCCGGACATGGAGCTGCTGCAAAGCGGAGAAGCCTTCGCTTCGATCGGCAAGCTGCGGAAGTGGTCGCTTAACGCTCTGGCGAAGCTGCGCGAAGGAACGGCTCACGACGCAAAGAATGCCCGCTCCCAATACGTGCAGAAGATCAGGGATTACGTGGACAAGCATCTCCATCTCGACGTATCGCTGCGCGCGCTGGCGGATTACGTCAATCTTCACCCTACTCACCTTTCGAAAATCTATAAGCTGGAGACCGGTGAAGGAATCAGCGACTACGTAGCCTCCGTTCGGATGGAACGCGCCTGCCACCTGTTGAAGGCGACCGATAAGAAGATTTACGAAATCAGCGCCGACATCGGCTACCTGGATCCCGCTTACTTCATCAAGGTGTTCAAGCGGCAGTTCGATGTCACTCCGCAGGAATACCGGGATGGACGTTGA
- a CDS encoding FecCD family ABC transporter permease, producing the protein MADNSRLHNSQLESEPASAGPAVERLYSRPITAILIILGGLVALVLALGLSVSFGAMDIKFLTVWEAIFHFNPDMKEHQVIQELRLPRVLGCMLVGSAFAVAGAIMQGMTRNPLADSGLLGLNSGAAFALALCFAFLPGLSYPYIILFSFLGAAVSTVVVVALGASVRGGLTPMRMVLAGVTLSALLTALSEGIALYFRIGQELAFWYAGGVAGIRWEQLKIMFPWVGVALIAAMVLSRSITMLSLGEEVSKGLGLRTGPVKLAGVIIVIMLAGSAVSVAGAVSFIGLLVPHVARKLVGVDYKWIIPTSAVLGALLVVLADLAARTVHPPYETPIGTMIALIGVPFFLYLANKERREL; encoded by the coding sequence ATGGCTGATAACTCTAGGCTACATAACTCTCAATTGGAATCAGAACCTGCCTCGGCAGGCCCGGCGGTTGAACGGCTGTACTCCCGGCCGATCACCGCAATTCTTATCATTCTCGGAGGTCTTGTTGCGCTGGTACTGGCGCTGGGACTATCGGTTTCTTTTGGCGCTATGGACATCAAATTCCTGACCGTATGGGAGGCAATCTTTCATTTTAATCCGGATATGAAGGAGCATCAGGTTATTCAGGAGCTTCGCTTGCCGCGGGTACTGGGTTGCATGCTGGTGGGCAGCGCGTTTGCGGTTGCGGGCGCGATTATGCAGGGCATGACGCGTAACCCGCTTGCCGATTCGGGTCTGCTGGGGCTAAACTCCGGCGCTGCCTTTGCTCTTGCTTTATGCTTTGCTTTTCTTCCGGGTCTTTCCTATCCCTACATTATTCTATTCTCTTTCCTTGGCGCGGCAGTCAGCACTGTTGTTGTCGTTGCTTTAGGGGCGTCCGTCCGCGGAGGGCTGACGCCAATGCGGATGGTGCTTGCGGGCGTAACGTTGTCGGCCTTGTTAACTGCACTAAGCGAAGGGATTGCACTATACTTCCGCATTGGCCAGGAGCTCGCCTTCTGGTATGCCGGAGGGGTTGCCGGTATCCGCTGGGAGCAGCTTAAAATTATGTTTCCTTGGGTAGGCGTTGCGCTTATCGCAGCAATGGTGCTGTCTCGTTCCATCACGATGCTGAGTCTAGGCGAAGAAGTGTCCAAGGGCCTTGGCCTGCGGACGGGACCTGTTAAGCTGGCTGGCGTTATCATCGTCATTATGCTGGCGGGTTCGGCTGTATCGGTGGCAGGGGCTGTATCGTTTATCGGCCTTCTTGTTCCGCATGTGGCCCGCAAGCTGGTGGGCGTGGATTACAAATGGATCATTCCGACCTCGGCCGTGCTTGGCGCTTTGCTTGTTGTGCTTGCGGATTTGGCAGCCAGAACGGTCCATCCTCCTTATGAGACGCCAATTGGCACAATGATTGCGCTGATAGGCGTTCCATTCTTCCTGTACCTTGCCAACAAGGAAAGGAGGGAGCTGTAA
- a CDS encoding ABC transporter permease codes for MENTTNSLELSTPPKAGKRRRYKQPWILHFMVLPAVLLSFVFSYIPMSGVVMAFQDYKARLGFLHSPWVGFKHFNYMFSNDYFVKIIGNTLLFASSKIVLNLIIPFAFALLLNEVRSMGLKRSVQTLVYLPHFLSWVTLSGILIDVLGQTGIVNQFLTSAFGIQPIFFLGDGTWFRMTIVVSDVWKEFGFNTIVFLAALSGINPALYEAAEVDGATRWKQTMHITLPSLLPMLIVVATLAMGNVLNANFDQVFNLYSPMIYQQGDIIDTFVYREGLLSGQFSFATAVGLFKSVISLVLIVISYRIAYKFAGYRIF; via the coding sequence ATGGAAAATACAACAAACAGTCTCGAATTATCGACACCGCCGAAAGCCGGCAAAAGACGACGCTACAAGCAGCCATGGATTCTCCACTTCATGGTGCTGCCGGCCGTTCTGCTGTCGTTTGTCTTCTCCTACATCCCGATGTCGGGTGTCGTGATGGCCTTTCAGGATTATAAGGCCCGGCTTGGCTTCCTTCATTCGCCATGGGTGGGATTCAAGCATTTCAATTACATGTTCTCCAACGATTATTTTGTGAAGATTATCGGGAATACGTTGCTGTTCGCCAGTTCAAAAATCGTCCTGAACCTCATCATCCCGTTCGCCTTCGCGCTTCTGCTCAACGAAGTCCGCAGCATGGGACTTAAGCGCTCCGTTCAGACGCTGGTGTACCTGCCTCACTTCCTGTCCTGGGTTACGCTGTCCGGCATCCTGATCGACGTGCTTGGCCAGACCGGTATCGTCAATCAGTTCCTGACAAGCGCGTTTGGCATTCAGCCGATCTTCTTTCTCGGGGACGGCACTTGGTTCCGGATGACCATCGTCGTAAGCGACGTCTGGAAGGAATTCGGCTTCAACACCATCGTCTTCCTGGCTGCGCTCTCTGGGATTAATCCGGCCCTTTACGAAGCGGCGGAGGTGGACGGAGCGACCCGCTGGAAGCAGACGATGCACATTACGCTTCCGTCGCTCCTGCCAATGCTGATCGTAGTCGCAACGCTGGCTATGGGCAACGTATTGAACGCCAACTTCGATCAGGTGTTCAACCTGTACAGTCCGATGATCTACCAGCAGGGCGACATCATCGACACGTTTGTCTACCGTGAAGGCCTGTTAAGCGGCCAGTTCAGCTTCGCAACGGCGGTTGGTCTGTTCAAGTCGGTCATCAGTCTGGTTCTGATCGTGATCTCTTACCGGATTGCCTACAAATTCGCCGGTTACCGAATCTTCTAG
- a CDS encoding glycoside hydrolase family 43 protein, with amino-acid sequence MKPLIVQRADPFIYRHSDGYYYFVASVPEYDRIEIRRAQNLEGLVTTTPVVIWRKHETGLLSANIWAPELHFIDGRWYVYFAAAHTSETNEGLFDHRMFVLECASANPLEGEWEEKGQVRAAWESFSLDATTFEHNGERYYVWAQKDPAIEGNSNLYISKMSNPWTLTGKQTMISIPDLDWERIGFKVNEGAAFIRRGDRVFLSYSASATDFNYCMGILEASADADLLDAASWDKSPVPVLTTDELLGLYGPGHNNFTVAEDGTTALFVFHARTYKEIVGDPLYDPNRHTFVAELKWTEDGRPDFRASVAALQLPHEEASS; translated from the coding sequence ATGAAACCATTGATCGTGCAAAGAGCTGATCCATTTATTTACCGACATTCGGACGGTTATTATTATTTCGTGGCATCCGTACCAGAGTATGATCGTATCGAAATCCGCAGGGCGCAGAACCTTGAGGGGCTTGTTACAACAACTCCTGTTGTAATCTGGAGAAAGCACGAGACAGGGCTGTTAAGCGCGAATATTTGGGCGCCGGAGCTGCATTTTATCGATGGCAGATGGTATGTCTACTTCGCCGCGGCGCATACTTCGGAGACGAATGAAGGCCTGTTCGACCACCGGATGTTTGTTCTCGAATGCGCAAGTGCCAATCCGCTGGAAGGCGAGTGGGAGGAGAAGGGACAGGTCCGTGCGGCTTGGGAGAGCTTCTCGCTGGATGCCACAACCTTCGAGCATAACGGAGAACGTTATTATGTCTGGGCGCAGAAGGATCCGGCTATTGAAGGGAATTCCAATCTGTATATTTCGAAAATGAGCAATCCGTGGACGCTTACCGGCAAGCAAACGATGATTTCTATTCCGGATCTGGACTGGGAAAGAATCGGCTTTAAAGTGAATGAGGGGGCAGCCTTTATCCGCAGGGGAGACCGCGTTTTCCTGTCCTACTCCGCAAGCGCGACGGACTTCAACTATTGCATGGGAATTCTGGAAGCATCCGCTGATGCGGATTTGCTTGATGCGGCATCATGGGATAAATCGCCGGTACCGGTACTGACAACCGATGAGCTGCTCGGCCTGTATGGACCCGGCCATAATAACTTTACGGTGGCAGAGGACGGTACAACCGCGCTGTTTGTCTTCCACGCCAGAACCTACAAAGAGATTGTAGGCGATCCGCTGTACGACCCGAACCGTCATACCTTTGTGGCGGAGCTGAAGTGGACCGAAGACGGTAGACCGGATTTCCGGGCATCCGTTGCGGCATTGCAGCTTCCTCATGAGGAAGCTTCCTCGTAG
- a CDS encoding carbohydrate ABC transporter permease produces the protein MISIFIILFVIIMIPFYAVALSSFKPGESLIRYGLNLSLDFKIMSFDNFNYLFTGQHDYFVWFWNSMTLTIVQVVVTLFVSAFVAYGFAAYDFKGKNFLFICVLLIMMVPFEILLVPLYSLINDLHMVNSYSAVILPGIANAGTIFFFRQYLRSIPKEIIQSGRVDGANEYAIYFRLIMPIMKPSFAAMAILNGMNSWNNLLWPFMVLGDQSKITLPIGLKTLLTPYGNNYDLLIVGSFFSIIPIFILFIAFQRYFIEGMTAGAVKG, from the coding sequence ATGATTAGTATCTTTATTATACTGTTCGTTATAATTATGATTCCATTCTATGCAGTGGCCCTATCTTCCTTTAAACCAGGTGAATCATTAATAAGATATGGTCTTAACTTAAGTTTGGATTTTAAAATAATGAGCTTTGACAATTTCAACTATCTGTTTACTGGACAACATGATTATTTTGTATGGTTTTGGAACAGTATGACTTTAACAATCGTTCAAGTGGTTGTAACCCTTTTTGTAAGCGCTTTTGTTGCGTATGGTTTTGCGGCATATGATTTTAAAGGTAAGAACTTCCTCTTTATATGTGTTTTACTCATTATGATGGTGCCTTTCGAAATATTGCTGGTTCCTTTGTATAGCCTAATTAATGACTTGCATATGGTGAATAGCTATTCAGCTGTCATTTTACCGGGTATAGCGAATGCCGGGACGATATTCTTCTTCAGGCAATATCTAAGAAGCATACCCAAAGAAATTATTCAATCCGGGCGAGTTGATGGCGCCAACGAATATGCGATTTATTTCAGACTGATTATGCCGATTATGAAGCCTTCCTTTGCGGCAATGGCCATTCTGAATGGTATGAATAGCTGGAATAATCTTTTGTGGCCATTCATGGTGCTGGGAGATCAGAGTAAAATTACACTTCCAATCGGTTTGAAAACTTTGTTAACTCCTTATGGGAATAACTATGACCTTTTGATCGTGGGCTCTTTCTTCTCCATCATTCCAATTTTCATACTGTTTATCGCTTTCCAGAGATATTTCATAGAGGGTATGACTGCAGGTGCTGTTAAAGGTTAG
- a CDS encoding sensor histidine kinase codes for MKKTRQPLQISLFVKYLGLIILLFIPIGILFAYSNNVATGVIGKEIRNSNIKQLSFLSSQIESRINQTMDFVFTFSKDPNVQKYNGLNIWDDNYDWMQTRYMVLEKMALQSGVVNIWPVEFTVYSQLHKEALSNSSTSVAYDEDYLKRNISKNWTYSEGATGTEGMAFRWYYADSLGQQKLTGSNLVVGASFGSSNIQNMLDTYKEGGQGDPLFYAPGQKPILNRSASPELAEELTRYLDGQKLEDSMQKTIKLNGQSYLVSLVKSPQLEWYLVDPVPLDQILGPISSSRNLFYLAMALLLVIGAFFSIVLYRDVQRPILKLIRGLKKVQLGDFSARIHAKANSEFTFLFYRFNDMSAQIETLIDNVLKERLIAQEATMKQLQAQINPHFLYNCLGYMINMAQMKDEEAVVKMGYSLSSYYRYITRMEKPVSSLQDEIQLIVNYLDIQKMRNGRIHYSIDIPEEMRGQQVPRLMLQPLVENAVIHGVSKSYSSGEIRIAGQIEGGFWRIFVDDDGPGLDGEKLELMNQKMRGPMQDDMGYGLWNTNQRIIHCFGPRSSLSFSSSELGGFRTEIVWEIPKEAS; via the coding sequence ATGAAGAAAACGAGACAGCCATTGCAGATCAGCCTGTTCGTTAAATATTTAGGGCTTATTATCCTGCTGTTTATACCGATCGGCATTTTATTCGCATATTCCAACAATGTCGCCACCGGCGTCATCGGCAAGGAAATCCGCAACTCGAACATCAAGCAGCTCAGCTTCCTGTCCAGCCAGATTGAATCCCGGATCAACCAGACGATGGATTTCGTGTTCACCTTCTCGAAAGATCCCAACGTGCAGAAGTACAACGGGCTTAACATCTGGGACGATAACTATGATTGGATGCAGACAAGATATATGGTTTTGGAGAAAATGGCGCTTCAGTCCGGCGTCGTCAACATCTGGCCGGTCGAGTTCACGGTGTATTCGCAGCTGCACAAGGAAGCGCTCTCAAATTCCAGCACAAGCGTTGCGTACGACGAGGATTATCTAAAGCGCAATATATCGAAGAACTGGACCTATAGCGAGGGAGCGACGGGTACGGAAGGAATGGCTTTCCGCTGGTATTATGCCGACTCGCTTGGCCAGCAGAAGCTTACGGGCAGCAATCTGGTCGTCGGAGCCAGCTTTGGCTCCTCGAACATCCAGAATATGCTGGATACGTACAAGGAAGGCGGACAAGGCGATCCCCTCTTCTACGCCCCGGGCCAGAAGCCGATTCTGAACAGAAGCGCCTCCCCGGAGCTTGCGGAGGAGTTGACCCGTTACTTGGACGGCCAGAAGCTCGAGGATTCGATGCAGAAGACGATCAAGCTGAACGGGCAAAGCTATCTCGTCAGCCTGGTGAAGTCGCCGCAGCTGGAGTGGTATCTCGTCGATCCGGTGCCTCTTGACCAAATTCTCGGCCCGATCTCGTCCAGCCGGAATCTGTTTTACCTGGCTATGGCCTTGTTGCTCGTTATCGGAGCTTTCTTCTCGATCGTGCTCTACCGCGACGTGCAGCGCCCAATCCTGAAGCTGATCCGCGGACTCAAGAAGGTTCAGCTCGGCGATTTCTCGGCCCGCATCCATGCCAAGGCGAACAGCGAATTCACCTTCCTGTTCTATCGGTTCAACGATATGTCGGCGCAGATCGAGACCTTGATCGACAACGTGCTGAAGGAGAGGCTGATTGCGCAGGAAGCAACGATGAAGCAGCTGCAGGCGCAGATCAATCCCCATTTTTTATATAACTGTCTGGGATACATGATCAATATGGCGCAGATGAAGGACGAAGAGGCCGTCGTCAAGATGGGCTACAGCCTTAGCTCGTATTATCGTTACATCACTAGGATGGAGAAGCCGGTATCCAGCCTTCAGGACGAAATTCAGTTAATCGTTAACTACTTGGATATTCAAAAAATGCGAAACGGACGGATCCACTATTCCATCGATATCCCGGAAGAGATGCGGGGACAACAGGTACCGCGGCTTATGCTGCAGCCCCTGGTGGAGAACGCCGTCATTCACGGGGTAAGCAAATCCTATTCCTCCGGGGAGATCCGCATCGCCGGACAGATCGAAGGAGGCTTCTGGCGGATCTTCGTCGATGACGACGGCCCTGGCTTGGATGGCGAAAAGCTGGAGCTGATGAATCAGAAAATGAGAGGCCCTATGCAGGATGATATGGGGTATGGGCTTTGGAACACCAATCAGCGAATTATCCATTGCTTTGGTCCCCGCTCCTCCCTGTCCTTCTCCTCATCCGAGCTTGGAGGCTTCCGGACCGAGATCGTATGGGAGATTCCGAAGGAAGCTTCATAA
- a CDS encoding iron-hydroxamate ABC transporter substrate-binding protein has product MFGKGKKLVIVLLSVMSLSLVLAACGGNKENNGIANNAAATESASPSPEATETAAAPTEQKLTDGMGHEVTIPANPQRIIASYLEDYLVALGVKPVAQWSVANGIQEYLQGDLKDIPTIAYDLPYEAVTSFTPDLLILGANSTVDGGKYDQYAKIAPTFVLGDEVNNDWRKALLKIGEVLQKKDQAQKVLDDYNAKAADAKTKLQAAIPDQSVAAIWLVGNKFFVVSDKLSSGTVLYNDLGLKVPNVVKEISASGTGSWNEISLEKLADLDADHLILVNSDKATGSEALKDPIWQSIPAVKNGHVYEYDRTSSWLYYGPVASSQMIDNVLKDLVK; this is encoded by the coding sequence GTGTTCGGTAAAGGAAAGAAGCTAGTTATTGTACTTTTGAGTGTAATGTCTCTTTCGCTTGTACTTGCGGCATGCGGAGGGAATAAAGAAAATAACGGTATTGCGAATAACGCGGCGGCAACGGAAAGCGCATCGCCATCGCCTGAGGCGACGGAGACGGCAGCGGCGCCAACCGAGCAAAAACTGACGGACGGCATGGGCCACGAAGTTACGATTCCGGCTAATCCGCAACGAATTATCGCTTCCTACCTGGAAGATTACCTGGTCGCTCTTGGCGTGAAGCCGGTTGCTCAATGGAGCGTAGCAAACGGTATTCAAGAATACCTGCAAGGCGATTTGAAGGATATTCCGACAATCGCGTATGATCTTCCTTACGAAGCGGTAACAAGCTTCACTCCGGATCTGCTGATCCTTGGCGCTAACAGCACGGTTGACGGCGGCAAATACGATCAATACGCGAAGATTGCCCCAACCTTTGTTCTGGGCGACGAAGTGAATAACGATTGGCGCAAAGCGCTTCTGAAAATCGGTGAAGTGCTGCAGAAGAAAGATCAAGCTCAAAAGGTACTTGACGATTACAATGCGAAAGCGGCAGATGCGAAAACAAAGCTTCAGGCAGCCATTCCAGACCAATCGGTTGCGGCAATATGGCTTGTAGGAAACAAATTCTTTGTGGTTAGCGATAAACTTTCGAGCGGCACGGTTCTTTATAACGACCTTGGCCTGAAAGTTCCGAATGTCGTGAAAGAAATTTCCGCTTCCGGAACGGGCAGCTGGAATGAAATCTCCCTTGAGAAGCTTGCCGATCTGGACGCTGACCATCTGATTCTGGTCAACAGCGACAAAGCGACCGGCTCCGAAGCGTTGAAGGATCCGATCTGGCAATCCATTCCGGCTGTTAAGAACGGTCATGTGTATGAATATGACAGGACGTCCAGCTGGTTGTACTACGGACCGGTAGCAAGCTCCCAAATGATCGACAATGTCTTGAAAGATCTCGTGAAATAA
- a CDS encoding carbohydrate ABC transporter permease, translating to MYHKTIPYRVFRAFNNVILLVIGILCLLPMYHLLMVSLSSSAAANGGLVTFWPKGFTFEAYAKTFDNKNFLTALWVAIERTLLGTALGLFVNAIAAYALSKDTRVFRARNIYLWYFVITMLFSGGLIPSYILILKLHLINNLMALVLPGLVAAYNMILLLNFFRTVPKELEEAAFMDGSGHLRSFFSIYLPISLPSLATVGLFTMVGHWNAYFDGLIYMKDAAKLPLASFMQTLIVQSDMTSFDATAIANMSQRTLRASQIFIGALPILIVYPFLQRFFVKGVVIGAVKE from the coding sequence ATGTATCACAAAACGATACCCTACCGCGTATTCAGAGCGTTTAATAACGTCATTCTGCTCGTCATCGGGATTCTGTGCCTGCTGCCCATGTACCATCTGTTAATGGTGTCCTTAAGCTCCAGCGCCGCCGCGAACGGAGGCCTGGTCACGTTCTGGCCGAAGGGCTTCACCTTCGAGGCGTATGCCAAGACGTTCGACAATAAGAACTTTCTTACCGCGCTGTGGGTAGCTATCGAGCGTACCTTGCTCGGCACGGCGCTTGGCCTGTTCGTAAACGCCATTGCGGCTTATGCATTGTCCAAGGATACCAGGGTATTCCGCGCGAGAAACATTTACCTGTGGTACTTCGTCATTACGATGCTGTTCAGCGGAGGTCTCATTCCAAGCTACATCCTTATCCTGAAGCTGCACCTGATCAATAATCTCATGGCGCTTGTCCTGCCGGGGCTGGTGGCGGCTTACAATATGATTCTGCTCCTGAACTTCTTCCGCACGGTGCCCAAAGAGCTGGAGGAAGCGGCGTTTATGGACGGCTCGGGCCACCTTCGGAGCTTCTTCTCCATCTATCTGCCGATCTCGCTGCCTTCGCTTGCGACCGTAGGACTGTTCACCATGGTTGGCCACTGGAATGCGTACTTTGACGGCCTGATCTACATGAAGGACGCAGCCAAGCTTCCGCTCGCGAGCTTTATGCAGACGCTTATCGTGCAGTCGGACATGACGTCATTTGACGCAACCGCTATCGCGAACATGTCGCAGCGGACACTCCGCGCTTCGCAGATCTTCATTGGCGCTTTGCCGATTCTAATCGTATATCCGTTTCTCCAACGCTTCTTCGTAAAAGGTGTCGTAATCGGCGCCGTGAAGGAATAG